TCATAAGCCTTTGGGGATCCTTGGTTCTTATTGTAATTGTTATTGGTCCCAGAGGGGATTCCTCATTGAAGTTCACCTTTCCAGCATAAGCCACCTGCTTGTGGACTTTGATTATAATTTCTTCACCAAAGTAGCCATCCTCAAGAAAGGCCCTTGCCGTGTCGAGAATAGCCTGCCCTCTAAAAAGCTCATACAGCCTTTGTAAGGCTTTTTTGTTCTTTGTTTTTCCAACTAAGATTATGTAATCTCCTTTATCAAACGCTTCAAACTCCAAACCCGGGACTAAATTAAGCATGGCCTTCTTTACCTTCTCAATGTCCTCAGTGGGATAAACATAAGCTTCAACTTCAACTTCTTCAAACATCTCTCTCACCATTGCTGCTCTCCTCCATGGCGGTTTTAAAGTTTTGGGCAACGTTTATAAGTTTAGGAAAACCTAAAATATTTAGGTGTAATGCATGCTGGAAAACTTCATCCAGAATATGGCGGGCTATATACTCTCAGCATCAAACGGAAACATCATTATCATTGCCTTCTATGCTGGACTGTTCGTTGCTTTAATGACATCTCTTGGCTCGTTAGTTGCGATATTTGCTAAAAGCCTTCCAGAATGGAGTGTTGAGTTCAGTCTAAGCTTTGCCGCTGGAGTCATGATTGTTGCAAGCTTTACAAGCTTAATTC
Above is a genomic segment from Thermococcus sp. SY098 containing:
- a CDS encoding RNA-binding domain-containing protein; this translates as MFEEVEVEAYVYPTEDIEKVKKAMLNLVPGLEFEAFDKGDYIILVGKTKNKKALQRLYELFRGQAILDTARAFLEDGYFGEEIIIKVHKQVAYAGKVNFNEESPLGPITITIRTKDPQRLMKWLAPRTKDGVPIE